Proteins from a single region of Stutzerimonas stutzeri:
- the mltF gene encoding membrane-bound lytic murein transglycosylase MltF, with product MFAHTVFRKRCAIWLLAIGIFLMLGSCAEKPSELERIQEEGVLRVITRNSPSTYFQDRNGEAGFEYELVKRFASNLGVELQIETADNIDDIFTRLNRPGGPALAAAGLVASEGRQELARFTRSYLDVTTQVVYRSGQRRPTGPKDLIGKRILVLKGSSQAEKLASLQAEVPELRYEESDAVEVVDLLRMVDEGQIDLTLVESNEMSMNQVYFTNIRAGFDVGEQNSLAWVVAKGEDDSLLKAADAFLEQAQQNGTLQRLRERYYGHVDVLGYVGAYAFAKHLQQRLPRYEKAFRETAKEHGIDWRLLAAIGYQESHWQPEATSKTGVRGLMMLTLRTANAMGVTNRLDPVQSIQGGGKYVVKVHASLPDSILEPDRTWFALAAYNVGGGHLEDARKLAEAEGLDPNKWLDVKQILPRLSQKQWYSKTRYGYARGGEPVHFVANIRRYYDILTWVTQPQMEGQQLAKSELHIPGIYATDLMEELPPL from the coding sequence GATCGGAATCTTCCTGATGCTCGGCAGCTGCGCTGAAAAGCCCAGCGAACTCGAGCGCATACAGGAGGAAGGCGTACTGCGCGTGATCACCCGCAACAGCCCGTCCACCTATTTCCAGGATCGCAACGGCGAAGCGGGCTTTGAGTACGAACTGGTCAAACGTTTCGCCAGCAATCTCGGCGTCGAACTGCAAATCGAAACCGCCGACAACATCGACGATATCTTTACTCGGCTCAACCGCCCTGGCGGTCCGGCGCTGGCCGCCGCCGGCCTCGTGGCCAGCGAAGGCCGGCAGGAACTGGCCCGCTTTACCCGCTCCTATCTGGACGTCACCACTCAGGTCGTCTATCGCAGCGGTCAGCGGCGCCCGACGGGCCCGAAGGACCTGATCGGCAAACGCATTCTCGTGCTCAAGGGCAGCAGCCAGGCAGAGAAGCTCGCCTCGCTACAAGCCGAGGTGCCCGAACTGCGCTACGAAGAATCCGACGCGGTGGAAGTGGTCGACTTGCTGCGCATGGTCGACGAAGGACAAATTGACCTGACACTGGTGGAATCCAACGAGATGTCCATGAATCAGGTGTATTTCACCAACATCCGAGCGGGCTTCGATGTCGGCGAGCAAAACAGCCTGGCCTGGGTGGTCGCCAAAGGCGAGGACGACAGCCTGCTCAAGGCCGCCGACGCCTTCCTCGAACAGGCCCAGCAAAACGGCACCTTGCAACGCTTGCGCGAGCGCTATTACGGCCACGTCGATGTACTCGGCTACGTCGGCGCGTACGCCTTCGCCAAACACCTGCAGCAGCGCCTGCCGCGTTACGAAAAGGCCTTCCGTGAAACAGCCAAGGAACATGGCATCGATTGGCGGCTGCTGGCTGCGATCGGCTATCAGGAGTCCCACTGGCAACCCGAGGCCACCTCCAAGACCGGAGTACGCGGCCTGATGATGCTGACCCTGCGCACCGCCAACGCCATGGGGGTGACTAACCGCTTGGACCCGGTGCAGAGCATTCAGGGTGGCGGCAAATACGTGGTCAAGGTGCACGCGAGCCTGCCTGACAGCATTCTCGAACCCGACCGGACCTGGTTTGCCCTCGCCGCCTACAACGTTGGCGGCGGCCATTTGGAGGACGCCCGCAAGTTGGCCGAGGCTGAAGGCCTGGACCCCAACAAGTGGCTGGACGTAAAGCAGATACTGCCGCGCCTGTCGCAAAAACAGTGGTACAGCAAGACGCGTTACGGCTACGCCCGCGGCGGCGAACCGGTGCACTTCGTGGCGAACATCCGCCGCTACTACGACATTCTTACCTGGGTGACTCAACCACAGATGGAAGGTCAGCAGCTGGCCAAGAGCGAGCTGCATATCCCCGGCATCTATGCCACCGACCTGATGGAAGAGCTGCCGCCGCTCTGA